In one Fundulus heteroclitus isolate FHET01 chromosome 3, MU-UCD_Fhet_4.1, whole genome shotgun sequence genomic region, the following are encoded:
- the LOC105928458 gene encoding tubulin alpha-1C chain-like — MRECISVHVGQAGVQIGNACWELYCLEHGIQPDGQTPGGNTVGGRNDSSSTFFSETGAGKHVPRAVFVDLEPTVIDEVRSGTYRQLFHPEQLITGKEDAANNYARGHYTVGKEIIDPVLDRIRKLADQCTGLQGFLIFHSFGGGTGSGFTSLLMERLSVDYGKKSKLEFAVYPAPQVSTAVVEPYNAILTTHTTLEHSDCAFMVDNEAIYDICRRNLDIGRPTYTNLNRLISQIVSSITASLRFDGPLNVDLAEFQTNLVPYPRIHFPLAAYAPVISAEKAYHEQLTVAEITGACFDPANQMVKCDPRRGKYMACCLLYRGDVVPKDVNAAISAIKTRRTVQFVDWCPTGFKVGINYQPPTVVPGGDQARVQRAVCMLSNTTAIAEAWARLDHKFDLMYAKRAFVHWYVGEGMEEGEFSEAREDMAALEKDYEEVGVDSIEGEDEEEY, encoded by the exons ATG CGTGAGTGCATCTCCGTCCACGTGGGCCAGGCGGGCGTCCAGATCGGGAACGCCTGCTGGGAGCTCTACTGCCTTGAACACGGGATCCAGCCGGACGGCCAGACGCCGGGTGGCAATACCGTCGGAGGAAGAAACGACTCGTCCAGCACCTTCTTCAGCGAGACCGGGGCGGGGAAGCACGTCCCCAGAGCGGTCTTCGTGGACCTGGAGCCCACCGTCATCG ATGAGGTGCGCAGCGGCACCTACCGCCAGCTGTTCCACCCCGAGCAGCTGATCACCGGGAAGGAGGACGCTGCTAACAACTACGCCCGGGGACACTACACCGTCGGAAAGGAGATCATCGACCCGGTTCTGGACAGGATCCGCAAACTG GCGGACCAGTGCACCGGGCTTCAGGGCTTCCTGATCTTCCACAGCTTCGGCGGAGGAACCGGCTCCGGTTTCACCTCCCTGCTGATGGAGCGCCTGTCCGTGGATTACGGCAAGAAGTCCAAGCTGGAGTTCGCCGTCTACCCGGCCCCTCAGGTCTCCACGGCCGTGGTGGAGCCCTACAACGCCATCCTCACCACCCACACCACCCTGGAGCACTCGGACTGCGCCTTCATGGTGGACAACGAGGCCATCTACGACATCTGCCGCAGGAACCTGGACATCGGGCGCCCCACCTACACCAACCTGAACAGGCTGATCAGCCAGATCGTGTCCTCCATCACCGCGTCCCTGCGCTTCGACGGCCCCCTGAACGTGGACCTGGCGGAGTTCCAGACCAACCTGGTGCCGTACCCCCGCATCCACTTCCCCCTGGCCGCCTACGCCCCGGTCATCTCCGCCGAGAAGGCGTACCACGAGCAGCTGACCGTGGCCGAGATCACCGGCGCCTGCTTCGACCCGGCCAACCAGATGGTGAAGTGCGACCCTCGCCGCGGCAAGTACATGGCGTGCTGCCTGCTGTACCGCGGCGACGTGGTGCCCAAAGACGTCAACGCCGCCATCTCCGCCATTAAAACCAGGCGCACCGTCCAGTTCGTGGACTGGTGTCCCACGGGCTTCAAGGTGGGCATCAACTACCAGCCTCCCACGGTGGTTCCTGGAGGAGACCAGGCCAGGGTGCAGAGGGCCGTGTGCATGCTGAGCAACACCACCGCCATCGCCGAGGCCTGGGCCCGGCTCGACCACAAGTTTGACCTCATGTACGCCAAGAGGGCCTTCGTTCACTGGTACGTGGGCGAGGGCATGGAGGAGGGGGAGTTCTCCGAGGCCCGGGAGGACATGGCCGCCCTGGAGAAGGACTACGAGGAGGTGGGAGTCGACTCCATCGAGGGAGAAGACGAGGAGGAGTACTAA
- the LOC118557553 gene encoding LOW QUALITY PROTEIN: DNA ligase 1-like (The sequence of the model RefSeq protein was modified relative to this genomic sequence to represent the inferred CDS: deleted 1 base in 1 codon), with product MNEETVAETLRPLAEGTKQHEESHTSAAGPGEKNQPAKSAESAERLPEEDYLVSEEKRADQSADSDQHSSVPLSVDAPGTSDRADVKSRPEGTTQSGPDPDSSSDSYTLLTPSLDGPPVSLLGTETLGGAEFSQAQEELPQEEELHLQNKEEAHPEGEESGVGEERTENKGEKVELEERRKKSLLEQIGRKEEEEEEVEEEFQVPQPENDGVFSLNKCILAALILLGLGTVFFSGVFMDFDEEGDYTTRELKDAETPGKQEWLNPDVSPHLDANSSELLSKLAEGNQQISALQAQLQAQKEELKVAKEQAAEGVKERLLWEEVEKENSRLKTEIASLPVLQKENDKMKKELESVPTLQKELETLRSTVAHLKVSPASGQARMKPSTVPPSGQTEDGRQDAAEKQSRKTWEPQRQKKDPKRDKYEMNDKKQWKDKDKSVRKEGDEKEVKKGDKKEGKKGKHDHGKFERNKGEPDKQKRQSDETKQWKEKELKKGKGERGDEGRPWKNKEGRKEWKEESNWKKGIFEKVHEGEEWTGKKEKEWRGGKNQKPDGGEEMGWKKGKHGAKEKQERKDGRQKGDMKDAEWKEKAGKDHGQEGKEKGERKQRDNVKSQGKERTAKDERKLGNEYERKSKNGKQEKELKAKDETSEQFLIKETKLKEKRHKADWGKDQAHSPKTRNNQKSPGHHGHKGEHLYGERKPDHSHSKSSVGQPEYWLQQRERLQHDSRPPQQCHTLEACAQNEGLLPVPLAEFQSLLQTYLARAEEAGVDGSRTAELRKLASEFFKDGTFVHDQRSFQDFADDLADILEDLVEGEDGGEKDSDLEDEMEGFEKEALKMFSLPGGGEKEKRMKEGRKESRQERG from the exons ATGAACGAA GAGACGGTTGCTGAAACCCTGAGG CCCCTCGCAGAGGGAACAAAGCAGCATGAAGAAAGCCATACATCTGCTGCAG GACCTGGAGAGAAAAACCAGCCTGCAAAAAGTGCCGAGTCTGCAGAAAGACTCCCTGAGGAGGATTACCTA GTatctgaagaaaaaagagcAGATCAAAGCGCAGACTCAGATCAGCACTCCTCTGTTCCTCTGTCCGTGGATGCGCCCGGCACCTCGGACCGGGCCGACGTGAAGAGCAGACCCGAGGGAACGACGCAGTCTGGCCCTGACCCGGATTCATCTTCCGACTCCTACACCCTCCTGACACCTTCCCTCGACGGGCCCCCAGTCTCACTGCTCGGCACAGAGACTCTTGGAGGTGCAGAGTTTTCACAGGCTCAAGAGGAGCTTCCACAAGAAGAAGAACTGCATCTGCAAAATAAGGAGGAGGCGCACCCGGAGGGAGAGGAGTCAG GAGTCGGTGAAGAAAGGACAGAGAACAAAGGGGAGAAGGTAGAGCtagaggagaggaggaaaaagtCTCTCCTGGAGCAGATTGGAagaaaagaggaggaagaggaagaagtggAAGAAGAATTTCAGGTGCCGCAGCCAGAGAACGACGGCGTGTTCTCTCTTAACAAATGCATCCTGGCCGCTCTCATTCTGTTGGGCCTCGGCACCGTCTTTTTCTCTG GTGTCTTCATGGACTTCGACGAGG AGGGTGATTATACAACAAGGGAACTGAAGGATGCAGAAACACCAGGAAAACAG GAGTGGCTTAATCCCGACGTATCTCCACATTTGGACGCCAACAGCTCCGAGCTCCTGAGTAAGCTAGCTGAAGGGAACCAGCAGATTTCTGCACTCCAAGCTCAACTTCAG GCACAGAAAGAGGAGCTAAAAGTAGCCAAGGAGCAGGCAGCGGAGGGAGTGAAGGAGCGGCTGCTTTgggaggaggtggagaaggAAAACAGTAGGTTGAAGACAGAGATTGCATCTCTCCCAGTCCTTCAGAAAGAGAACGACAAGATGAAGAAGGAGCTGGAGTCTGTCCCGACCCTACAGAAAGAGCTAGAAACCCTGAGATCCACTGTAGCACACTTAAAAGTCTCCCCAG CGTCCGGTCAAGCAAGGATGAAGCCCTCTACAGTACCACCTAGTGGCCAAACAGAGGATGGCAGGCAGGACGCAGCTGAAAAACAGTCCAGGAAGACGTGGGAACCCCAGAGGCAGAAGAAGGATCCAAAAAGGGATAAATATGAAATGAATGACAAGAAGCAGTGGAAGGATAAAGATAAGTctgtaaggaaggaaggagatgaaaaggaggttaaaaaggGAGATAAAAAGGAGGGGAAGAAGGGAAAACATGACCATGGCAAGTTTGAGAGGAACAAGGGTGAGCCAGATAAGCAAAAGAGGCAAAGTGATGAGACAAAACAGTGGAAGGAGAAAGAGCTGAAGAAAGGGAAAGGTGAACGAGGAGATGAGGGAAGGCCCTGGAAGAACAAGGAAGGTAGGAAAGAGTGGAAGGAAGAGAGCAATTGGAAAAAGGGAATCTTTGAGAAGGTGCACGAAGGTGAGGAATGGACAGGGAAGAAGGAGAAAGAGTGGCGGGGAGGGAAGAATCAGAAGCCAGACGGAGGAGAAGAGATGGGGTGGAAGAAAGGGAAACATGGAGCAAAGGAAAAGCAGGAAAGAAAAGATGGGAGGCAGAAAGGAGATATGAAAGATGCTGAGTGGAAGGAGAAAGCTGGCAAGGATCACGGTCAGGAAGGCAAGGAAAAGGGTGAGAGAAAGCAGCGGGACAATGTCAAAAGCCAGGGCAAAGAGAGGACGGCGAAGGATGAGAGGAAACTGGGGAATGAGTATGAGAGGAAGAGCAAAAATGGCAAACAAGAGAAGGAGCTGAAGGCGAAGGACGAGACCTCGGAGCAGTTTCTGATCAAAGAGACGAAACTGAAAGAGAAAAGACACAAGGCAGACTGGGGAAAAGACCAGGCGCACTCACCGAAAACCAGAAACAACCAGAAGTCTCCAGGTCACCACGGCCACAAGGGGGAGCACCTGTATGGAGAGCGAAAGCCCGACCACAGCCACTCTAAATCCTCTGTGGGACAACCAGAGTACTGGCTCCAACAGAGGGAGCGCCTCCAACACGACTCCAGGCCGCCGCAGCAGTGCCACACGCTGGAGGCCTGCGCCCAGAACGAGGGGCTCCTCCCTGTGCCGCTGGCCGAGTTCCAATCCCTCCTGCAAACGTACCTCGCCAGGGCGGAGGAGGCCGGGGTGGACGGATCCAGAACGGCCGAGCTCAGAAAGCTCGCCTCGGAGTTCTTCAAGGATGGGACTTTTGTGCACGACCAGAGGAGCTTCCAGGACTTCGCTGACGACCTGGCGGATATTTTGGAAGACTTGGTGGAGGGAGAGGACGGCGGAGAGAAAGACAGCGATCTGGAGGACGAAATGGAAGGCTTCGAGAAAGAAGCgctgaaaatgttttcactgccaggaggaggagagaaggagaagaggatgaaggaagggaggaaggagagCAGACAGGAACGTGGCTGA